Proteins encoded in a region of the Triticum dicoccoides isolate Atlit2015 ecotype Zavitan chromosome 3A, WEW_v2.0, whole genome shotgun sequence genome:
- the LOC119271256 gene encoding citrate-binding protein-like, producing the protein MASLSSSPWLHLLLLLVAMGGTFAAAGGSGNPTAGFQKVQLADGDFQVQSPYNVPESQRFQYRNGVRTFWVHRNDKPFNTVTHTNPRSEVKLRGHDYSSGVWQFEGYGYVPSGTSGVSVMQIHNEEGAAHSTVLMLHVYDGVLRFYSGAAIEPDIYDRWFRLNVMHDVGASTVAVYVDGERKFSTSVTPSESYYFKFGVYMQHHDQSSCMESRWTNVTLYTKH; encoded by the exons ATGGCTTCTCTCTCGAGTAGTCCATGGCTTCATCTCCTACTGCTTCTCGTGGCCATGGGCGGCACGTTCGCGGCCGCCGGTGGCAGCGGGAACCCCACCGCCGGGttccagaaggtgcagctcgccgacGGCGATTTCCAGGTGCAGAGCCCGTACAACGTGCCGGAGAGCCAGCGGTTCCAGTACCGCAACGGTGTGCGGACGTTCTGGGTGCACCGAAATGACAAGCCCTTCAACACCGTCACCCACACCAACCCGCGCTCTGAAGTCAAGCTCCGG GGCCACGACTACTCGTCGGGGGTGTGGCAATTCGAGGGCTATGGCTACGTGCCGTCGGGGACCTCCGGCGTGTCGGTGATGCAGATCCACAACGAGGAGGGCGCCGCGCACTCGACGGTGTTGATGTTGCACGTCTACGACGGCGTCCTTCGGTTCTACAGCGGGGCGGCCATCGAGCCCGACATCTACGACCGGTGGTTCCGCCTCAACGTGATGCACGACGTCGGCGCGTCCACGGTGGCCGTGTACGTCGACGGCGAGCGAAAGTTCAGCACCAGCGTGACCCCCAGCGAGTCCTACTACTTCAAGTTTGGGGTGTACATGCAGCACCATGACCAATCCAGCTGCATGGAGTCACGATGGACCAACGTCACGCTCTATACTAAGCACTAG